In a genomic window of Streptococcus mitis NCTC 12261:
- a CDS encoding heavy metal translocating P-type ATPase, protein MSFKVLHRGYQHIRLSSSFSLTLDIQDYLRSLARDEKGIESIQFYMDQQHFTLRIKEGFSVLDNAEAFLKRIDKGKVSELMTLPIRREESAYSIVSGAAIKRILFRSFVPSPIRYIWTCYQAFGYIREAYQTLARKELTMEVLDCSAILLSLFMNQSKTASNIMFMLDLGNHLDQWSLKKTATDLEQSLLAKESDVFLVQGDTVVSIKSSDVQIGDVLVLSQGNEILFDGQVVSGLGMVNESSLTGESFPVEKRESDLVCANTVLETGELRIRVTDNQMNSRILQLIELMKKSEENKKTKQRYFIKMADKVVKYNFLGAGLTYLLTGSFSKAISFLLVDFSCALKISTPVAYLTAIKEGLNREMVIKDGDVLEKYLEVDTFLFDKTGTITTSYPIVEKVLPFGDYSEEDILRISACLEEHIYHPIANAIVKQAEIEGIEHEEMHGKLQYIASKGIKSHIDGQPVLIGNYVLMQDEQIHISSEQNALIEEYKSHYNLLFLAYQNELIGMFCIHTPLRKEAKAALEKLKAQGKKLILATGDTLVRTEELVKDLPFDQVHTDLKPDGKFELVEELQKAGHTILMVGDGLNDSAALTLSDIGVVMNESADISKQMSDILLLDNRLDFFQELDSLSSSLQTLIKKNIQDTVVVNSSLIGFGLFNWLSPSNLSILHNLTTLRIVLRSLSIKNR, encoded by the coding sequence ATCTTCTTTTTCACTCACCTTGGATATTCAAGACTATCTTCGTTCCTTGGCGAGAGATGAAAAGGGGATTGAGTCTATCCAGTTTTACATGGATCAACAGCACTTTACTCTACGCATAAAAGAAGGCTTTTCTGTATTAGATAATGCAGAAGCCTTTTTAAAAAGAATTGATAAAGGGAAAGTTTCTGAGTTGATGACTCTTCCCATTCGTAGAGAAGAGAGTGCTTATTCTATTGTTTCAGGTGCAGCGATTAAGCGTATACTTTTTCGTAGTTTTGTACCGTCTCCTATTCGCTATATATGGACTTGTTATCAGGCTTTTGGCTATATTAGAGAAGCCTATCAAACACTAGCGCGTAAGGAACTAACGATGGAGGTCTTGGACTGTTCGGCGATTTTATTGTCCTTGTTTATGAACCAATCCAAGACAGCTAGCAATATCATGTTTATGCTTGATTTGGGGAATCATTTAGATCAGTGGTCCTTGAAAAAAACTGCAACAGATTTAGAACAAAGCCTTCTTGCAAAAGAGAGCGATGTATTTCTAGTACAGGGGGATACGGTTGTTAGTATCAAGAGTTCCGATGTTCAAATAGGAGATGTCTTGGTCCTATCTCAAGGAAATGAAATTCTGTTTGATGGACAAGTAGTTTCAGGTTTAGGTATGGTCAACGAAAGTTCCTTGACAGGAGAGAGTTTTCCAGTTGAAAAAAGAGAGTCTGATTTGGTTTGTGCAAATACAGTATTGGAAACTGGAGAGTTACGCATTCGTGTAACCGATAATCAGATGAACAGCCGGATTTTACAGCTGATTGAGTTGATGAAGAAATCTGAAGAAAACAAGAAAACGAAACAACGCTATTTCATCAAGATGGCGGATAAGGTCGTCAAATATAATTTCTTGGGGGCTGGTCTGACTTACCTATTAACAGGTTCTTTTTCTAAGGCTATTTCTTTCCTATTGGTCGATTTCTCCTGCGCTTTGAAAATCTCTACTCCTGTAGCTTATTTGACAGCTATCAAGGAGGGGTTGAACCGTGAAATGGTGATTAAGGATGGGGATGTTCTGGAGAAATATCTGGAAGTTGATACTTTCTTGTTTGATAAGACGGGAACAATCACAACTAGCTATCCTATAGTTGAAAAGGTGTTACCTTTTGGGGACTATAGTGAGGAAGATATTCTCAGAATCAGTGCCTGTCTTGAGGAACACATTTATCATCCTATTGCTAATGCTATCGTCAAGCAAGCTGAGATAGAGGGAATTGAACATGAGGAAATGCATGGGAAACTCCAATATATCGCAAGCAAGGGGATCAAATCTCATATAGATGGGCAACCAGTTCTTATTGGGAATTATGTTTTGATGCAGGATGAGCAAATTCATATCAGTTCAGAACAAAATGCTTTAATTGAAGAGTACAAGAGTCACTATAATCTCTTATTCTTGGCTTATCAGAATGAATTGATTGGAATGTTCTGCATTCATACTCCTTTGAGAAAAGAAGCAAAAGCAGCCTTGGAGAAACTTAAGGCACAAGGGAAAAAATTGATTCTGGCAACAGGGGACACCCTGGTTAGAACAGAGGAATTAGTCAAAGATTTGCCCTTTGATCAGGTCCATACAGACTTGAAACCTGATGGGAAATTTGAGTTAGTAGAGGAACTGCAGAAAGCAGGTCACACTATTTTGATGGTTGGAGATGGCTTGAATGACTCAGCGGCTCTAACCCTATCAGATATCGGTGTGGTGATGAATGAGAGTGCAGATATTTCTAAGCAGATGAGTGATATCTTATTGTTAGATAATCGCTTGGATTTCTTCCAAGAGTTGGATTCGCTATCATCATCTTTGCAAACACTCATCAAGAAGAATATTCAAGATACCGTTGTCGTAAATAGTAGTTTGATTGGCTTTGGCTTGTTTAATTGGCTCAGTCCTTCAAATCTCTCTATCTTACATAATCTAACAACCTTGCGCATTGTACTGCGTAGTCTGTCTATTAAAAATAGATAG
- the tyrS gene encoding tyrosine--tRNA ligase: protein MHIFDELKERGLIFQTTDEEALRKALEEGQVSYYTGYDPTADSLHLGHLVAILTSRRLQLAGHKPYALVGGATGLIGDPSFKDAERSLQTKDTVDGWVKSIQGQLSRFLDFENGENKAVMVNNYDWFGSISFIDFLRDIGKYFTVNYMMSKESVKKRIETGISYTEFAYQIMQGYDFFVLNQDHNVTLQIGGSDQWGNMTAGTELLRRKADKTGHVITVPLITDATGKKFGKSEGNAVWLNPEKTSPYEMYQFWMNVMDADAVRFLKIFTFLSLDEIEDIRKQFEAAPHERLAQKVLAREVVTLVHGEEAYKEALNITEQLFAGNIKNLSVKELKQGLRGVPNYQVQADENHNIVELLVSSGVVNSKRQAREDVQNGAIYVNGDRIQDLDYVLSDADKLENELTVIRRGKKKYFVLTY, encoded by the coding sequence ATGCACATTTTTGATGAGCTAAAAGAGCGTGGTTTGATTTTTCAAACGACTGATGAAGAAGCTTTGCGTAAAGCCCTAGAAGAAGGTCAAGTTTCTTATTATACTGGCTACGATCCAACTGCTGACAGCCTTCACCTAGGCCACCTTGTCGCAATCTTGACAAGTCGTCGCTTGCAGCTAGCAGGTCACAAACCCTATGCGCTCGTTGGCGGTGCTACAGGTCTCATCGGAGATCCGTCCTTCAAAGATGCTGAACGTAGTCTCCAAACAAAAGACACAGTAGATGGCTGGGTCAAGTCTATCCAAGGACAACTTTCTCGTTTTCTTGACTTTGAAAATGGGGAAAACAAGGCTGTCATGGTCAACAACTACGACTGGTTTGGCAGCATCAGCTTCATTGATTTCCTCCGTGATATCGGAAAATACTTTACTGTCAACTACATGATGAGCAAGGAGTCTGTGAAAAAACGGATTGAAACAGGAATTTCTTACACTGAGTTCGCTTACCAAATCATGCAAGGTTACGACTTCTTCGTCCTTAACCAAGACCACAACGTAACGCTTCAAATCGGTGGTTCTGACCAGTGGGGAAATATGACAGCTGGTACTGAATTGCTTCGTCGTAAAGCTGATAAGACTGGTCACGTTATCACTGTACCACTGATTACCGATGCAACTGGTAAGAAATTTGGTAAATCAGAAGGAAACGCAGTCTGGCTCAATCCTGAAAAGACTTCTCCATACGAAATGTACCAATTCTGGATGAACGTTATGGACGCTGACGCTGTTCGCTTCTTGAAGATCTTTACTTTCTTGTCACTCGATGAGATTGAAGACATCCGTAAACAATTTGAAGCAGCTCCACACGAACGTTTGGCACAAAAAGTCTTGGCTCGTGAAGTCGTTACTCTTGTTCACGGAGAAGAAGCTTACAAAGAAGCTCTTAACATCACTGAGCAACTCTTTGCAGGAAACATCAAAAATCTTTCTGTTAAAGAGCTCAAACAAGGACTTCGTGGAGTGCCAAACTACCAAGTTCAAGCAGATGAAAATCACAATATTGTGGAACTGCTCGTCTCATCTGGTGTGGTTAACTCAAAACGCCAAGCCCGTGAAGACGTCCAAAACGGAGCTATCTACGTCAACGGCGACCGCATCCAAGACCTTGACTATGTCTTGAGTGACGCAGATAAGTTAGAGAACGAACTGACTGTTATCCGTCGTGGGAAGAAAAAATACTTTGTTTTGACTTACTAA
- the pbp1b gene encoding penicillin-binding protein PBP1B: MQNQLNELKRKMLEFFQLVKSKINHKKSEKVSEEKKSDGTGGKVLAILGSILAAIKGILNTLFILGFIGGLFGAGVALGYGVALFDKAKVPQSEDLVKQVKNISSISEIVYADGSVIASIESDLLRTSVSSEEISDNLKKAIVATEDEHFLEHNGVVPKAVIRATLGTFAGLGSSSGGSTLTQQLIKQQVVGDAPTLARKATEIVDALALERSMSKDEILTTYLNVAPFGRNHKGQNIAGAQQAAEGIFGIDANKLSIPQAAFLAGLPQSPITYSPYENTGELKSDEDLELGLKRAKDVLYNMYRTGALTQEEYDQYKDYNLKQDFLPSGSINVVSRDYLYFTAMAEATDRMYDYLVQQDNVSSQELKNESIQKAYHERAEQELSNGGYKITTTINKKIHNAMQNAVANYGRLVDDSTGQPEVGNVLMDNKTGAVLGFVGGRNYQTNQNNHAFDTKRSPASTTKPLLAYGIAIDQGLMGSASILSNYPTKFSNGNPIMYVNSPGTGMMTLGEALNYSWNIPAYWTYRMLREKGVDVKGYMEKMGYEIPEYGIESLPMGGGIEVTVAQHTNGYQTIANNGVYHQKHVIAKIESPDGRVIYEFQDKPVQVYSKATATIMQSLLREVISSRITSSFQTDLASINSSLARADWIGKTGTTNEDENMWLMLSTPRLTLGGWLGHDDNRPMAKGAGHYRNAKYMAYLVNAIQQAEPGVWGNERFNLDSSVTQSQVLKSTGQKPGKVSVNGKTVDLSGATVTSYWANKAGAPTTSYHFAIGGSEADYQNAWSSIIGSFSSTPSSSSSSSSSSSSASSSSSTQSNSRR; the protein is encoded by the coding sequence ATGCAAAATCAATTAAATGAATTAAAACGAAAAATGCTGGAATTTTTCCAGCTAGTAAAATCAAAAATAAATCATAAAAAATCAGAGAAAGTCTCAGAAGAGAAGAAGTCGGATGGGACAGGTGGGAAAGTTCTGGCTATCTTAGGTAGCATTTTAGCTGCTATCAAGGGAATTTTGAATACTCTCTTTATTCTAGGCTTTATCGGTGGACTTTTTGGTGCTGGTGTAGCTCTTGGTTATGGAGTTGCTTTGTTTGACAAGGCTAAGGTTCCCCAATCGGAGGACTTGGTCAAGCAGGTTAAAAATATTTCTTCTATCTCAGAAATTGTTTATGCAGATGGGAGTGTCATTGCTTCTATCGAGAGTGATTTACTGAGAACTTCTGTCTCATCTGAGGAAATATCGGACAATCTCAAAAAGGCTATCGTTGCAACTGAGGACGAACATTTTCTTGAACATAATGGGGTTGTGCCAAAAGCTGTGATTCGGGCGACTTTGGGAACCTTTGCAGGTTTGGGCTCATCTAGCGGGGGCTCGACCTTGACCCAACAGTTAATCAAACAACAAGTGGTTGGAGATGCTCCGACTTTGGCTCGTAAGGCTACAGAAATTGTTGATGCCCTTGCCTTGGAACGCAGCATGAGTAAGGATGAAATCTTGACTACTTATCTCAATGTTGCTCCCTTTGGTCGAAATCATAAAGGGCAGAATATTGCAGGTGCCCAGCAAGCTGCTGAAGGGATTTTCGGTATCGATGCCAACAAGCTGAGTATTCCCCAAGCTGCCTTCCTAGCAGGTTTGCCACAGAGTCCGATTACTTATTCCCCTTATGAAAATACTGGAGAGTTAAAGAGTGATGAAGACTTAGAACTTGGTTTGAAGCGGGCCAAGGATGTTCTCTACAACATGTACCGTACGGGTGCTCTGACTCAGGAAGAATACGACCAGTACAAGGATTATAATCTCAAGCAAGATTTCTTGCCATCAGGATCTATCAATGTTGTTTCGAGGGATTATCTCTACTTTACAGCTATGGCTGAAGCTACAGATCGCATGTATGATTACTTAGTTCAACAGGACAATGTCTCTAGCCAAGAGTTGAAAAACGAGTCGATTCAAAAGGCTTATCATGAGCGAGCTGAGCAGGAACTAAGTAATGGCGGCTATAAAATCACGACAACGATCAATAAAAAAATCCATAACGCCATGCAAAATGCAGTTGCTAACTACGGTCGTTTGGTAGATGATTCGACTGGGCAGCCTGAAGTAGGGAATGTTTTGATGGACAATAAAACGGGGGCTGTTCTAGGCTTTGTTGGTGGTCGTAATTACCAGACTAACCAAAACAATCACGCCTTCGACACCAAGCGTTCGCCAGCCTCTACAACCAAGCCTTTGTTGGCCTACGGTATTGCCATTGACCAAGGTTTGATGGGAAGCGCTAGTATCTTGTCCAATTATCCGACAAAATTCTCTAATGGAAATCCTATCATGTATGTAAATAGTCCAGGTACAGGCATGATGACCCTAGGTGAAGCCTTGAACTATTCGTGGAATATCCCAGCCTATTGGACCTATCGCATGCTTCGTGAGAAGGGTGTTGATGTCAAGGGTTACATGGAGAAAATGGGTTACGAGATTCCGGAGTACGGTATCGAAAGTCTGCCTATGGGCGGTGGTATTGAAGTCACAGTTGCCCAGCATACCAATGGTTATCAAACAATTGCTAATAACGGTGTTTATCATCAGAAACATGTGATTGCTAAGATTGAATCACCTGACGGTAGAGTAATCTATGAATTCCAAGACAAACCAGTTCAAGTGTACTCGAAGGCAACGGCAACAATTATGCAGAGTTTGCTTCGTGAGGTGATTTCATCTCGGATCACTTCAAGTTTCCAAACGGATTTGGCTTCTATCAATTCAAGCTTAGCTCGTGCAGACTGGATTGGTAAGACTGGTACAACTAATGAAGATGAAAATATGTGGCTCATGCTGTCAACACCAAGATTGACTCTAGGTGGTTGGCTAGGGCATGATGACAACCGCCCGATGGCTAAGGGGGCTGGGCATTATCGAAATGCCAAATATATGGCTTACTTGGTCAATGCTATCCAACAGGCTGAGCCTGGTGTTTGGGGCAATGAACGCTTTAATCTTGATTCTAGTGTGACCCAATCTCAGGTCCTCAAATCTACAGGGCAAAAGCCGGGCAAAGTATCCGTTAATGGAAAAACGGTGGATCTTTCAGGGGCTACTGTAACGAGTTATTGGGCTAATAAGGCGGGAGCTCCTACGACAAGCTATCACTTTGCTATTGGAGGAAGTGAAGCAGATTACCAAAATGCTTGGTCAAGTATTATTGGTAGTTTCTCATCTACACCAAGTTCAAGTAGTAGCTCAAGTAGTAGTTCTAGCAGTGCATCAAGTTCATCTTCAACACAATCAAATAGTAGAAGATAG
- a CDS encoding DMT family transporter: MNQYQKKIVKGTIYSLLSGLIWGICGILGEYFFTHYQVSSGWITSMRLTLAGSLVLIWSAVQLKSQVLDIWRDKKNYLPFLAYAILGIFSVQYFFYLCVEYSNAATATILQFISPVFILFYNRLVYQKRASKSAILYVLVAMLGVCLMATKGDLSQLSMTPLALVTGLLSAMGVMFNVILPQPFAKRYGFVPTVGWGMILAGLFSNVLSPVYQLSFTPDIWSILICLIIAFFGTAFAFFISMKAVSLVSPLVVSVISASEPLSSALLSVLFLGLVVDWSLLLAMALIILPMIFLSIEEAKESK, translated from the coding sequence ATGAATCAGTATCAGAAAAAGATTGTTAAAGGAACTATTTATTCGCTTCTATCTGGCTTAATATGGGGAATCTGTGGGATTTTAGGAGAGTATTTCTTTACTCATTACCAGGTGTCTTCGGGCTGGATTACCTCTATGCGTTTGACACTGGCAGGGAGTCTTGTGCTCATTTGGTCTGCAGTGCAATTAAAATCGCAAGTGTTAGATATTTGGCGAGATAAGAAAAATTACCTACCCTTTTTAGCCTATGCTATTTTGGGGATTTTTTCAGTTCAGTATTTTTTCTACCTCTGCGTAGAATATTCTAATGCAGCGACAGCAACTATTTTACAGTTTATTAGCCCTGTCTTTATCCTCTTTTACAATCGCTTGGTTTATCAAAAACGAGCGTCAAAAAGTGCTATTCTTTATGTTTTGGTTGCCATGTTGGGTGTTTGCCTGATGGCGACAAAGGGAGATCTCTCTCAATTATCCATGACACCACTAGCACTTGTGACGGGTTTGCTGAGTGCCATGGGGGTCATGTTTAATGTTATCTTACCTCAACCTTTTGCTAAGCGTTATGGTTTTGTACCCACCGTTGGGTGGGGGATGATTTTGGCTGGTTTATTTAGCAATGTCCTCTCGCCGGTTTATCAGCTTTCCTTTACTCCTGATATTTGGAGTATCTTAATTTGTCTCATTATCGCTTTTTTTGGGACGGCTTTTGCTTTTTTTATTTCCATGAAGGCTGTTTCCTTGGTTTCTCCTTTGGTGGTTTCCGTTATCAGTGCCAGTGAACCTCTCTCTTCTGCCCTTTTGAGTGTTTTATTTTTAGGCTTGGTAGTGGATTGGTCCCTTCTTCTAGCTATGGCCTTGATTATTTTGCCCATGATTTTCCTATCGATAGAAGAAGCGAAAGAAAGTAAATAA
- the dapD gene encoding 2,3,4,5-tetrahydropyridine-2,6-dicarboxylate N-acetyltransferase, giving the protein MTATKMNAQEIIQFIANAEKKTSVKVTFEGQLATAVPSSVVKLGNVLFGDWKDVAPLLDGLVENQDYVVEQDARNSAVPLLDKRTINARIEPGAIIRDQVEIGDNAVIMMGAVINIGAEIGAGTMIDMGAILGGRAIVGKNSHVGAGAVLAGVIEPASAEPVRVGDNVLIGANAVVIEGVQIGSGSVVAAGAIVTQDVPENVVVAGVPARIIKEIDAQTQQKTALEDALRTL; this is encoded by the coding sequence ATGACTGCTACAAAAATGAACGCACAAGAAATTATTCAATTTATCGCCAATGCTGAAAAGAAAACCAGTGTGAAAGTAACCTTTGAGGGACAACTCGCAACTGCTGTACCTAGCTCTGTTGTTAAACTAGGAAATGTTCTATTCGGAGACTGGAAAGATGTGGCTCCGCTTCTCGATGGTTTGGTAGAAAATCAAGACTATGTTGTTGAGCAAGATGCTCGTAATTCCGCAGTTCCTTTGCTAGACAAACGTACTATCAATGCTCGTATTGAGCCGGGTGCCATTATCCGTGACCAGGTTGAAATTGGTGACAATGCTGTTATCATGATGGGAGCAGTCATCAATATCGGTGCTGAAATCGGTGCAGGGACCATGATTGATATGGGTGCTATCCTTGGTGGCCGTGCTATCGTTGGGAAAAACAGCCACGTTGGTGCAGGTGCAGTTTTGGCAGGTGTGATTGAGCCAGCTAGCGCTGAACCAGTCCGTGTTGGAGACAATGTTCTTATCGGCGCTAATGCAGTGGTCATCGAAGGAGTTCAAATCGGTAGTGGTTCAGTTGTCGCAGCAGGAGCTATTGTTACCCAAGATGTCCCAGAAAACGTGGTAGTAGCAGGTGTTCCAGCTCGTATTATCAAAGAAATTGATGCTCAAACCCAACAAAAAACAGCGCTAGAGGATGCGCTTCGTACCTTGTAA
- a CDS encoding N-acetyldiaminopimelate deacetylase, which translates to MLDLIQTRRDLHQIPEIGLEEFKTHAYLLDVIEKLTAGKNFVQVRTWRTGILVYLQGSQPERTIGWRTDIDGLPIVEQTGLSFASQHQGRMHACGHDFHMTIALGCLERALEEQPKNNLLFLFQPAEENEAGGMLMYEDDAFGDWLPDQFYGLHVRPDLKVGQIATNTHTLFAGTCEVKIRFKGKGGHAAFPHEANDALVAASYFVTQVQSVVSRNVNPIEGAVVTFGLFQAGTTNNVITDTAFLHGTIRALTQDMSLLVQKRVKTVAEGVAAAFNMEVEVELKQGGYLPVENHPALARELMDFFEEKEGIELIDIEPAMTGEDFGYLLSKVDGVMFWLGIDSPYALHHPQMSPKEEALAIGVDAVSSFLKKKAAE; encoded by the coding sequence ATGTTAGATTTGATTCAGACTAGACGAGATTTGCACCAGATTCCAGAGATTGGCTTGGAGGAGTTCAAGACTCATGCTTATTTGCTAGATGTGATTGAGAAATTGACTGCGGGCAAGAATTTTGTTCAAGTTCGTACTTGGCGGACAGGGATTTTGGTTTATTTGCAGGGAAGTCAGCCAGAGCGTACCATTGGTTGGCGAACAGATATTGATGGCCTGCCTATCGTCGAACAAACAGGCCTTTCTTTCGCTTCTCAGCACCAAGGTCGTATGCATGCTTGTGGACATGATTTCCACATGACCATTGCCTTGGGCTGTCTTGAGCGCGCCCTTGAGGAGCAACCAAAGAACAATCTGCTCTTTCTGTTTCAACCTGCTGAAGAAAATGAAGCTGGTGGCATGCTCATGTATGAGGATGACGCTTTTGGAGACTGGTTGCCAGACCAGTTTTATGGACTTCATGTTCGGCCAGATTTGAAGGTTGGACAGATTGCGACCAATACTCATACACTCTTTGCTGGGACTTGCGAGGTGAAGATTCGTTTCAAAGGCAAAGGAGGACATGCAGCCTTTCCACATGAAGCTAATGACGCCTTGGTGGCGGCTAGTTACTTTGTGACCCAAGTGCAGTCAGTTGTCAGCCGCAATGTCAACCCAATCGAGGGAGCAGTGGTGACCTTTGGTCTTTTCCAAGCCGGAACAACAAACAATGTCATCACAGACACAGCCTTTTTACATGGAACTATTCGGGCTTTGACACAGGATATGAGTCTCTTGGTGCAAAAGCGGGTCAAAACAGTTGCAGAAGGGGTTGCAGCTGCCTTCAATATGGAAGTCGAAGTGGAACTCAAACAAGGTGGTTACCTGCCTGTTGAGAACCATCCAGCCTTGGCGCGTGAACTGATGGATTTCTTTGAGGAAAAAGAAGGAATTGAGTTGATTGATATCGAACCTGCTATGACAGGTGAAGACTTTGGTTATCTCCTTTCAAAAGTTGATGGCGTTATGTTCTGGCTAGGTATTGATAGTCCCTATGCCCTTCATCACCCTCAGATGAGTCCTAAGGAAGAAGCATTAGCTATTGGAGTGGATGCGGTCTCTAGTTTCCTGAAAAAGAAGGCAGCAGAGTAG
- a CDS encoding 5-formyltetrahydrofolate cyclo-ligase: MKSELRKQVLQEMKANPREQKQFIDQALTERLLQHPFYQEAKIIATYLSFPHEFQTQELIEQAQKDGKKVLIPKTYPKGRMEFVVYRPQQLVKTSFGLLEPQGDLEVVDASQIDLIHVPGLVFTTEGYRIGYGGGYYDRYLEHSSGHTLSTVYPCQIQDFIPEKHDIPVQEVLIDERNL; encoded by the coding sequence ATGAAATCGGAATTACGGAAGCAAGTCTTGCAAGAAATGAAGGCTAACCCTCGAGAGCAAAAACAGTTTATAGACCAAGCTTTAACTGAGCGACTTTTACAACACCCCTTTTACCAAGAAGCTAAGATCATCGCAACCTATCTCTCTTTTCCGCACGAATTTCAAACGCAGGAACTGATTGAGCAGGCGCAGAAGGATGGCAAGAAGGTTCTGATACCCAAAACCTATCCCAAGGGGCGCATGGAGTTTGTAGTATATCGTCCGCAACAACTGGTCAAAACTTCCTTTGGATTACTGGAACCACAGGGAGATTTGGAAGTGGTGGATGCCTCTCAGATTGATTTGATTCATGTTCCTGGTCTGGTTTTTACGACGGAAGGATATCGGATTGGATACGGTGGAGGCTATTATGACCGCTATCTGGAACATTCTTCTGGTCATACTTTGAGTACGGTTTATCCTTGTCAAATTCAGGACTTTATCCCTGAAAAGCATGATATTCCTGTTCAGGAGGTACTGATTGATGAAAGAAATCTTTGA
- a CDS encoding rhomboid family intramembrane serine protease: protein MKEIFDRRYPVTSFFLLVTALVFLLMLVTTGGNFDRADTLFRFGAMYGPAIRLFPEQIWRLFSAIFVHIGWEHFIVNMFSLYYLGRQVEEIFGSKKFFFLYLLSGMMGNLFVFVFSPKSLAAGASTSLYGLFAAIIILRYATRNPYIQQLGQSYLTLFVVNIIGSVLIPGISLAGHIGGAVGGAFLAIIFPVRGERRMYSTSQRLGAVVLFVGLAVLLLYKGMGL from the coding sequence ATGAAAGAAATCTTTGATAGGCGTTACCCTGTGACGAGTTTCTTCCTCTTAGTGACGGCCTTGGTGTTTCTACTAATGTTGGTGACTACAGGTGGAAACTTTGACAGGGCGGATACCTTATTTCGATTTGGAGCCATGTATGGGCCTGCTATTCGGCTCTTTCCCGAGCAGATTTGGCGTCTCTTTTCTGCCATTTTTGTTCATATTGGTTGGGAGCATTTCATTGTTAATATGTTTTCCCTTTATTATCTTGGTAGACAAGTAGAGGAAATTTTCGGATCCAAGAAGTTTTTCTTTCTCTATCTCTTATCTGGAATGATGGGCAATCTCTTTGTTTTTGTATTTAGTCCAAAATCCTTAGCAGCAGGAGCTTCTACTTCTCTCTATGGGCTATTTGCCGCGATTATCATTCTTCGCTATGCTACGCGTAATCCTTATATCCAGCAGTTGGGGCAATCCTATCTGACACTTTTTGTGGTTAATATTATTGGAAGTGTTCTGATTCCAGGAATCAGCCTAGCAGGCCATATCGGGGGAGCAGTTGGTGGAGCATTTCTAGCAATTATCTTTCCAGTTCGAGGAGAAAGACGGATGTATAGTACCAGCCAGAGGTTAGGAGCGGTAGTCTTGTTTGTAGGACTTGCAGTCTTACTTCTCTACAAGGGAATGGGGTTGTGA
- the galU gene encoding UTP--glucose-1-phosphate uridylyltransferase GalU has translation MTSKVRKAVIPAAGLGTRFLPATKALAKEMLPIVDKPTIQFIVEEALKSGIEDILVVTGKSKRSIEDHFDSNFELEYNLKEKGKHDLLKLVDETTGIRLHFIRQSHPRGLGDAVLQAKAFVGNEPFVVMLGDDLMDITDDHAVPLTKQLMNDYETTHASTIAVMPVPHEEVSAYGVIAPQGEGINGLYSVETFVEKPAPEEAPSDLAIIGRYLLTPEIFEILENQAPGAGNEIQLTDAIDTLNKTQRVFAREFTGARYDVGDKFGFMKTSIDYALKHPQVKDDLKDYLIQLGKELAEKE, from the coding sequence ATGACATCAAAAGTTAGAAAGGCAGTCATCCCTGCCGCTGGACTCGGGACTCGATTTTTACCAGCAACCAAAGCACTTGCTAAAGAAATGTTGCCAATTGTAGATAAACCAACTATCCAATTTATCGTAGAAGAAGCTCTTAAATCAGGTATTGAAGATATTCTGGTTGTCACTGGTAAATCAAAACGTTCTATTGAAGACCACTTTGACTCAAACTTTGAGCTTGAGTACAACCTCAAAGAAAAAGGCAAACATGACTTACTAAAATTGGTAGACGAAACAACTGGCATTCGCCTTCACTTTATCCGTCAAAGCCATCCTCGTGGTCTTGGCGATGCTGTCTTACAAGCAAAAGCTTTTGTAGGGAATGAGCCCTTCGTTGTCATGCTGGGTGACGACCTAATGGATATCACAGATGACCACGCTGTCCCTTTGACAAAACAATTGATGAACGATTACGAGACGACTCACGCATCAACAATTGCTGTTATGCCTGTCCCTCATGAAGAAGTTTCAGCATATGGAGTTATCGCTCCTCAGGGTGAAGGGATTAATGGTCTCTACAGTGTCGAAACTTTTGTTGAAAAACCAGCTCCAGAGGAGGCTCCAAGTGATCTAGCTATTATCGGTCGTTATCTGCTCACACCAGAAATTTTTGAGATCCTCGAAAATCAAGCTCCTGGCGCTGGAAATGAAATCCAGCTTACCGATGCTATTGATACACTTAATAAAACACAACGTGTTTTCGCCCGTGAATTTACAGGAGCTCGTTACGACGTTGGGGATAAGTTTGGTTTTATGAAAACATCTATTGACTACGCCCTCAAGCACCCACAAGTCAAAGATGACTTGAAAGATTACCTCATCCAACTGGGAAAAGAATTGGCTGAGAAGGAATAA